The following proteins are encoded in a genomic region of Brachypodium distachyon strain Bd21 chromosome 1, Brachypodium_distachyon_v3.0, whole genome shotgun sequence:
- the LOC100844711 gene encoding conserved oligomeric Golgi complex subunit 6 produces the protein MAAALAPGVSRKLKKVLETRTDNPDLLASLGALSTFYVQNTPQARRNLKSSVEQRALAINRHFLDASLPAHKALDRVEGEVHALNDSWKKIEEALSSCSASTGDIISTTERLQQELEVITQRQEIVSCFLRDYQLSNEEIHALREEDIDDKFFKALLHVQEIHSNCKVLLRTHHQRAGLELMDMMSVYQEGAYERLCRWVQAECKKLGDTDNPEVSELLKKAVRCLKERPVLFKYCAEEVANMRHHALFRRFISALTRGGPGGLPRPIEVHAHDPLRYVGDMLGWLHQALASERELIAALLDPDSISDSGPTNRRHSVREADSSKGESDITFVLDRIFEGACRPFKVRVEQVLQSQPNLIVSYKLSNTLEFYGYTISELLGVDTALCNTIWSLRDATQRTFFNILKSRGEKLLRYPPLVAGDLSPPPAVREGISLLLELINTYNSMMVSASGKGLNFDPVISAILDPIIQMCEQAAEAQKSKGALARRGRTSSDPSGNKRDSISVDAILSKNSSTSVLSGESSAKVYLINCLSAIEEPLMGQEVATSYVNNLRSMIETHVRALVDKEVDSILTKCGLSSKMSYIKDYSSTGSKDDTRPLADAVETSPQMLLECLKAFYGIVTGTEGSLPEFEQLQVPRLRSDACYGLARALAEAYEFIYKAVMDPKNSYPDPRSLVKHSPEQIRTILEI, from the exons atggcggcggcgctggctcCGGGGGTGTCCCGGAAGCTGAAGAAGGTGCTCGAGACGCGGACGGACAACCCAGATCTGCTGGCCTCGCTGGGCGCGCTCTCCACCTTCTACGTGCAGAACACCCCACAGGCGCGTCGCAACCTCAAGTCCTCAGTCGAGCAGCGCGCGCTCGCCATCAACCGCCACTTCCTCGACGCCTCGCTTCCGGCGCACAAG GCTTTGGATCGCGTCGAGGGGGAAGTGCACGCGCTGAACGACTCCTGGAAGAA GATTGAGGAAGCATTGAGCAGTTGCAGTGCAAGTACGGGGGATATCATCAGTACAACAGAGAGATTGCAACAAGAACTTGAGGTTATTACTCAGCGCCAAGAAATTGTATCATGTTTCCTGCGGGATTACCAACTATCAAATGAAGAG ATACATGCACTCCGGGAAGAAGATATAGATGACAAATTCTTCAAGGCACTGTTGCATGTCCAAGAAATCCATTCGAACTGCAAGGTTCTATTGCGAACACACCACCAG CGTGCTGGTTTGGAACTTATGGATATGATGTCCGTGTACCAAGAAGGAGCTTATGAAAGATTATGCAG GTGGGTTCAAGCTGAGTGTAAAAAATTAGGTGATACTGATAATCCTGAAGTAAGTGAACTTCTGAAGAAGGCCGTTCGCTGCCTGAAGGAAAGGCCCGTTCTATTTAAGTATTGTGCTGAAGAG GTTGCCAATATGAGGCATCATGCCTTATTCAGGCGGTTTATAAGTGCTCTTACTAGAGGTGGACCTGGAGGGCTCCCAAGACCAATAGAAGTACATGCTCATGATCCTCTTCGTTATGTAGGTGATATGCTGGGGTGGCTACATCAG GCACTAGCATCTGAAAGAGAGCTTATAGCTGCGTTGCTTGATCCGGACTCAATAAGTGACAGTGGTCCAACTAATCGTCGTCATTCTGTAAGAGAAGCTGATTCGTCCAAAGGGGAATCTGATATCACTTTTGTTCTTGATAGAATATTTGAAGGGGCATGCCGACCATTTAAAGTTCGAGTTGAACAAGTTCTGCAGTCACAACCAAATCTGATAGTTTCTTACAAACTTAGTAATACCCTAGAATTCTATGGTTACACG ATATCAGAACTGCTGGGTGTAGACACTGCGTTATGCAATACAATATGGTCACTTAGAGATGCAACGCAGCGGACATTCTTCAACATACTAAAGAGTCGTGGAGAAAAGCTATTGCGCTATCCTCCACTTGTTGCGGGTGACCTCTCTCCCCCACCAGCAGTGAGGGAAGGAATTTCTTTGTTGCTTGAGCTCATAAATACCTACAATAGCATGATGGTTTCTGCGTCTGGAAAAGGATTAAACTTCGATCCTGTCATTTCTGCGATACTGGATCCTATAATTCAG ATGTGTGAGCAAGCTGCAGAGGCACAAAAGTCAAAAGGTGCACTTGCACGCCGTGGTAGAACTAGTTCTGATCCTAGTGGAAATAAGAGAGATTCTATCTCAGTTGATGCTATTTTATCGAAGAATTCATCTACATCTGTCCTG AGTGGTGAATCTTCGGCGAAAGTCTACCTTATTAACTGCTTATCAGCTATTGAAGAACCATTGATGGGCCAGGAGGTAGCTACAAGCTATGTTAACAATCTTCGCTCTATGATTGAAACACATGTCCGTGCCCTAGTAGATAAAGAAGTTGATAGTATTCTCACGAAATGTGGATTGTCGAGTAAGATGTCATACATAAAGGACTATAGCTCTACTGGCAGCAAGGATGACACAAGACCTCTGGCAGATGCTGTGGAGACATCACCGCAAATGCTTCTGGAATGCTTGAAGGCATTCTATGGTATTGTGACCGGAACAGAAGGTTCCTTGCCTGAATTTGAGCAGCTGCAGGTTCCAAGGTTACGTTCAGATGCATGCTACGGTTTGGCAAGGGCTCTTGCAGAGGCTTATGAGTTCATTTACAAGGCAGTGATGGATCCAAAGAACTCTTATCCTGACCCGAGGTCACTGGTTAAGCATTCACCTGAGCAGATTAGAACTATACTGGAAATCTGA
- the LOC100845532 gene encoding nuclear pore complex protein NUP133 translates to MFSPAIRKPLHLHRRDKGGATPSPPPAPVHSPSPGGAALSDRPATGTPAPWTSSSLLARISTSKQIDRAGDSDQIQPVRVAEFPQVVRNAQDNLIQKNFSGKTMLAGGIDKETSLAWMICGNELFIWSYLASVAKDCRVLELPSSLMGTKDARPLCGNQWMLCIIRCCSSDPSTGNNGDMLHGRSSIGVILCNRRTQAIAYWPDIYDSSKSPALSLFGYSGASASDGTSGCHTFNSLIATSIPGRIQECIVIASEPTGTLWLFQCSPVEIHRREVHQDTSEDNGTDHSQKNNGGRSLAWLPCNVSSEADEQKFFLLTGHGIQCWSISLLHDINVKKIGSQEIVGSDGELGIKKDIAGQKNIWLLDMQIDEHGKEFNILSATFCKDRVSGSNYTQYSLLTMLYKSNQKFSSQENVAKCERFLEKKAPSQVIIPKARVEDEEFLFSMRLKTGGKPSGSVIILSGDGTATVAIYWRGSTRLYQFDLPWDAGKVLDASIIPSADDRDEGAWVVLTEKAGVWAVPEKAVLVGGVEPPERSLSRKGSCNEAIAEEKRRSQAFSASVVPRRVSSEAWTAGERQRPSLTGIAQQVVVDEEAEMLLNRLFHDFILSGAAHEALQKLRASGAFEKEGEMNVFVRISKSIVNTLSKHWTTTREAEFLASTIVSSLAEKQQKHEKFLQFLVLSKCHEELSSKQRAAMLSVMEHGEKLCGVIQLRELQNVLSQQRSSTHLSPQSKTQTTGALWNLIQLVGEKARRNTVLLMDRDNAEVFYSRVSDIEDLFYCLSHQLQYIITGEEHPSVQMQRALELSNACVTLGQAALHYREEHKDWYPSPEGLITWNSQPVVRSGIWTLASSVMELLREPGAAGMSMKSNLCSQLEGLTDMLLEGYIGLLTAKFERGEDHGVLAQEYCERRDKLLGALYDLAKQIVEAKYQESREGDDNLDLKESIFREVTSPILATAKRHEGYQTLWQICYDISDTVLLRNLMHDSVGPRGGFGFYVFEQLTNSRQYAKLLRLGEEFQEMLASFLKDRTDLLWLHEICLNQFSAASETLRTCALLSTPRENADLTSNRKPLSFVERRRLLYLSKIAATAGKDEDYEVIVAGIDADIRILKLQEEIIQHDPEYAQGKYTNKLLRPSELIEMCLKRGRDLSLKAFEVFAWTSSSFRSSNRGLLEDCWMNAANQDDWLKLSQSSTSQGWSDEVTQESLHGTVLFNASRLCYGPDAVVLGGSFEEVLPLRKEDVHARGLEGKCFSVEEVLMQHDVFPDAGRLMMTAVVLGKELSFDVPADEPVEMDS, encoded by the exons aTGTTCTCGCCGGCGATCAGGAAgcccctccacctccaccgcagggACAAGGGGGGCGCGACCCCTtcacctcctccggctcccGTCCACTCCCCGTCACCTGGTGGAGCGGCCCTCTCCGACCGCCCCGCCACTGGCACCCCGGCCCCAtggacctcctcctccctcctcgctAG GATTTCGACTTCGAAGCAAATAGACAGGGCTGGCGATTCGGACCAGATCCAACCAGTGCGCGTAGCAGAGTTTCCCCAAGTCGTGAGGAATGCACAAGACAACCTTATACAGAAGAATTTTTCTG GCAAGACCATGCTTGCTGGTGGCATTGACAAAGAAACATCGCTTGCATGGATGATATGTGGAAATGAGCTATTTATCTGGAGCTACTTGGCTTCTGTTGCAAAAGATTGTCGTGTACTTGAGCTCCCATCTTCCCTTATGGGAACCAAAGATGCAAGACCCCTCTGTGGGAATCAGTGGATGCTGTGCATCATTAGATGTTGCAGTAGTGATCCATCAACAGGGAACAATGGGGATATGTTGCACGGAAGAAGTTCGATCGGTGTTATCCTCTGCAACAGAAGAACACAAGCTATTGCATATTGGCCTGATATCTATGACAGTAGCAAGAGTCCAGCTCTTAGTTTATTTGGCTACAGTGGGGCATCTGCAAGTGATGGTACATCTGGATGTCATACGTTTAACTCACTCATTGCAACTTCCATTCCAGGACGCATTCAGGAATGTATTGTGATAGCTTCTGAACCGACAGGCACTTTATGGCTGTTTCAGTGTTCACCAGTAGAAATTCATCGAAGAGAAGTTCATCAGGATACATCAGAAGATAATGGTACAGATCATTCTCAGAAAAATAATGGTGGGAGATCATTGGCTTGGCTACCATGTAATGTATCATCCGAGGCTGATGAGCAGAAGTTCTTTCTGTTGACTGGCCATGGGATACAATGTTGGAGCATCTCACTCTTGCATGACAtcaatgtaaaaaaaatagggTCTCAGGAAATTGTTGGCAGTGATGGGGAGTTGGGCATAAAAAAGGACATAGCTGGGCAGAAGAACATCTGGCTTTTGGACATGCAGATAGATGAGCACGGAAAGGAATTTAACATTCTTTCTGCTACCTTCTGCAAAGATAGGGTGAGTGGGTCGAACTATACTCAGTATTCTCTTCTGACAATGCTGTACAAATCTAACCAGAAGTTTTCATCCCAAGAGAATGTGGCCAAATGTGAAAGGTTTTTGGAGAAAAAAGCTCCTTCTCAGGTGATAATTCCTAAAGCTAGAGTGGAGGATGAAGAATTTTTGTTCTCCATGAGGCTAAAAACTGGTGGTAAACCTTCTGGCTCAGTGATCATCCTATCAGGTGATGGAACAGCAACAGTGGCCATCTATTGGAGAGGTTCCACCCGACTTTATCAATTTGATCTTCCTTGGGATGCTGGAAAGGTTTTGGATGCTTCCATTATCCCATCCGCTGATGATAGAGATGAAGGAGCTTGGGTTGTTCTGACTGAAAAGGCAGGAGTCTGGGCAGTACCTGAAAAGGCTGTATTAGTTGGTGGGGTTGAGCCTCCGGAGCGCAGCTTATCACGAAAAGGTAGTTGTAATGAAGCAATCGCtgaagagaaaaggagaagtCAGGCATTCAGCGCCAGTGTTGTTCCCAGAAGAGTTAGCTCTGAGGCTTGGACTGCTGGAGAAAGGCAAAGGCCATCATTAACTGGCATAGCTCAGCAGGTTGTGGTTGATGAAGAGGCAGAAATGTTACTCAATCGTCTCTTTcatgattttattttgtcTGGTGCAGCTCATGAGGCACTTCAAAAGCTTAGAGCATCAGGAGCATTTGAGAAAGAGGGTGAGATGAATGTATTTGTTCGGATAAGCAAATCCATTGTAAACACATTATCTAAGCACTGGACAACAACTAGAGAAGCTGAATTTCTTGCTTCGACTATTGTTTCTTCCCTTGCTGAGAAGCAGCAAAAACATGAGAAATTCCTTCAATTTCTTGTCTTGTCCAAGTGCCATGAAGAACTATCTTCAAAGCAAA GAGCTGCAATGCTAAGTGTCATGGAGCATGGAGAAAAACTCTGTGGAGTGATCCAGCTAAGAGAATTACAAAATGTGCTTAGCCAGCAGCGTTCAAGCACACATTTATCACCTCAGTCAAAAACCCAAACTACTGGGGCACTTTGGAACCTCATCCAGTTGGTTGGTGAGAAAGCTCGACGAAACACTGTTCTGTTAATGGATCGTGATAATGCTGAAGTGTTCTACAGTAGAGTTTCTGACATAGAGGATCTATTTTACTGTTTGTCTCATCAACTTCAGTATATTATAACCGGAGAAGAACACCCGTCTGTTCAGATGCAGCGCGCACTTGAATTATCAAATGCTTGTGTGACCTTAGGGCAAGCAGCATTGCACTACAGAGAGGAGCACAAGGACTGGTATCCTTCTCCTGAAGGACTGATAACATGGAACAGTCAGCCTGTTGTGCGGTCTGGAATCTGGACCCTGGCATCATCTGTGATGGAGCTTTTGAGAGAACCAGGAGCTGCAGGCATGTCGATGAAGTCCAATCTATGTTCTCAGCTGGAAGGACTTACAGATATGCTATTGGAGGGATATATAGGTCTGTTAACTGCAAAATTTGAACGTGGGGAGGACCATGGTGTGCTAGCCCAAGAGTACTGTGAACGGAGAGACAAACTTCTTGGAGCCCTTTATGACCTTGCAAAACAAATTGTAGAGGCAAAATATCAG GAGTCGAGAGAAGGTGATGACAATCTTGATCTGAAAGAATCTATATTTAGAGAGGTTACTTCTCCTATTTTAGCAACAGCTAAACGGCATGAAGGGTACCAAACGTTGTGGCAGATTTGCTATGATATCAGTGATACTGTTCTCCTACGCAATCTAATG CATGATAGTGTAGGACCTCGCGGGGGATTTGGTTTCTATGTTTTTGAACAGCTGACCAATAGCCGCCAATATGCTAAGTTGTTGAGGCTGGGAGAAGAATTCCAGGAAATGCTAGCTAGTTTTCTTAAAGACCGGACTGATCTTCTGTGGCTTCATGAGATATGCTTAAATCAGTTCTCAGCTGCTTCAGAGACTCTTCGTACATGTGCCTTGCTTTCGACTCCCAGGGAAAATGCTGATCTCACAAGTAATAGAAAGCCGCTGTCATTTGTTGAAAGAAGGCGTCTTCTATATCTCTCTAAAATTGCTGCAACAGCAG GTAAGGATGAAGATTACGAAGTGATAGTTGCAGGGATAGATGCTGATATCCGGATTCTAAAACTGCAG GAAGAGATTATTCAACATGATCCAGAATATGCGCAGGGTAAATATACAAACAAGCTGCTTCGTCCATCAGAGCTCATTGAGATGTGTCTGAAGAGAGGCCGAGACCTTTCTCTCAAAGCTTTTGAAGTATTTGCTTGGACAAGCTCCTCGTTTCGAAGTTCCAACAGAGGCCTTCTAGAGGATTGCTGGATGAATGCAGCCAACCAGGATGACTGGCTCAAGCTTTCACAGTCATCCACATCACAAGGCTGGAGCGACGAAGTCACCCAAGAATCTCTCCATGGAACGGTCCTCTTCAACGCTTCCAGGCTATGTTATGGCCCAGACGCAGTTGTGCTTGGCGGTTCATTTGAAGAGGTGCTGCCTTTGAGGAAAGAGGATGTGCATGCGAGAGGTCTGGAGGGCAAATGCTTCTCAGTGGAGGAAGTGCTGATGCAGCACGATGTTTTCCCGGACGCCGGTAGATTGATGATGACAGCAGTGGTATTGGGCAAGGAGCTATCTTTTGATGTTCCAGCAGATGAACCTGTGGAGATGGACTCGTGA
- the LOC100845840 gene encoding peroxisomal nicotinamide adenine dinucleotide carrier produces the protein MSSAVVNGLAGAGGGIIAQIITYPLQTVNTRQQTERSTKKKKAGGGAASDASTLFQMLQLIQTEGWGGLYSGLKPSLIGTAASQGIYYYFYQLLKNKVEGVAADRGKKGLGDGTVGMFSWLVIAAVAGSINVLLTIPIWVLVTRMQTHTQAERKMIDSKRELLLKEISRSNSMDVSVLKDRLAKLDSEKPLPYGTLQAIREVYRESGISGFWKGLVPTLIMVCNPSIQFMIYETLAKRLRSKQSRKQLPKKNITAMEVFLLGAIAKLGATVVTYPLLVVKSRLQAKQEIGRNAMSRYTGTIDAIIKMIRYEGLHGFYKGMGTKIVQSVFAASVLFMVKEELVKFVVLLVARSRTLLLTRNKKG, from the exons ATGTCGAGCGCGGTGGTGAATGGgctggccggcgccggcggcggcatcatCGCCCAGATCATCACCTACCCCCTCCAGACC GTGAACACTCGGCAGCAGACTGAGAGGtcaacgaagaagaagaaggccggtggaggcgctgcctCCGATGCTTCAACCCTCTTCCAGATGCTCCAG CTGATTCAGACGGAAGGCTGGGGTGGGTTGTACAGCGGTCTCAAGCCCTCACTTATTGGCACGGCTGCCTCTCAG GGAATATATTACTACTTCTACCAGCTTCTCAAGAACAAGGTGGAAGGTGTAGCAGCTGATCGCGGCAAGAAGGGCCTGGGGGATGGTACTGTTGGGATGTTTTCTTGGCTTGTTATTGCGGCTGTTGCTGG GTCAATCAATGTTCTTCTTACTATTCCGATATGGGTTCTTGTGACACGTATGCAG ACACATACGCAGGCAGAAAGGAAGATGATAGATTCGAAGAGGGAGCTTTTGCTGAAGGAAATATCTAGGTCCAATTCAATGGATGTTTCAGTTCTCAAGGATAGGTTAGCTAAACTTGATTCTGAAAAACCTCTTCCATATGGTACACTTCAAGCG ATTCGGGAGGTCTATCGTGAATCAGGCATAAGCGGATTCTGGAAAGGACTTGTTCCGACACTAATCATG GTATGTAATCCATCAATTCAGTTTATGATATATGAAACATTGGCAAAGCGTCTCCGGTCAAAGCAGTCCAGAAAGCAACTCCCCAAGAAGAACATCACTGCTATGGAG GTATTCTTATTAGGTGCAATAGCGAAACTGGGAGCTACTGTTGTGACCTACCCATTGCTAGTGGTTAAG TCTAGGTTGCAAGCAAAACAAGAAATTGGCAGGAATGCGATGTCCAGATACACAG GTACAATAGATGCGATAATAAAGATGATTCGCTACGAGGGATTGCACGGATTCTACAAAGGAATGGGTACAAAGATTGTACAGAGTGTTTTTGCCGCTTCGGTCCTTTTTATGGTGAAGGAGGAGCTGGTTAAGTTTGTAGTTCTTTTAGTTGCCAGGAGTAGGACTCTGCTTCTTActagaaataaaaaaggatAG